In a genomic window of Ipomoea triloba cultivar NCNSP0323 chromosome 3, ASM357664v1:
- the LOC116011763 gene encoding uncharacterized protein DDB_G0284459 has product MTIDDESSIYVGGLPYSATEETLRQVFNIYGSVVDVKIINDHNVRGKCYGFVTFGNPRSAQQAINDMDGKTIDGRSVRVNEVKTRGGRPNFGPQSFHHHTKRGLDSDKDGWDIEGDYDYDRLRDGHKDRSRDRTHNNRGYQRIHNQDRERDYNVDRDRSQDYRRDMVDFQREYQSNHGDSSERYRDQRRKRQKYDDNHENRDRDLISKLPNGSNLGHRNNRDQSAESSENNHDQAEKQLEVSNRMLEELQHEVPQIEERVQEKMKLVSELQEKLQKLEDSLKAVKKLRSQRQLQMSKLYKSYLHVRDSGERLKASEQELQSLVHSTMLEMDCDDGLGMKDVS; this is encoded by the exons ATGACGATTGACGACGAGAGCTCGATTTACGTTGGAGGCCTCCCCTACAGTGCCACCGAAGAAACTCTCCGGCAAGTCTTCAATATATACGGTTCAGTCGTCGACGTCAAG ATAATTAATGACCATAATGTTAGGGGAAAATGTTATGGATTCGTCACCTTCGGAAATCCTCGATCTGCCCAACAGGCTATCAATGATATGGATGGAAAG ACCATTGATGGAAGGTCTGTAAGAGTAAATGAAGTCAAGACCAGAGGTGGCAGGCCAAATTTTGGTCCTCAGAGTTTTCATCATCACACTAAGAGAGGGTTGGATAGTGATAAAGACGGCTGGGACATAGAAggtgattatgattatgatagACTTAGGGATGGACATAAGGATCGGTCTCGAGACCGCACTCATAACAATAGAGGATACCAACGAATACATAATCAGGACCGAGAAAGAGATTATAATGTGGATAGAGATAGATCTCAAGACTACAGAAGAGACATGGTGGATTTTCAACGAGAATATCAAAGTAATCATGGTGACAGTTCTGAAAGATACAGAGATCAACGTAGAAAGAGGCAAAAGTATGATGATAATCATGAAAACAGAGACAGGGATCTAATTTCGAAGTTACCTAATGG GTCTAATTTAGGTCACCGCAATAATAGAGATCAGTCGGCTGAATCAAGTGAAAATAATCATGATCAG GCTGAAAAACAACTGGAGGTTTCAAATAGAATGCTTGAAGAACTTCAACATGAG GTACCTCAGATAGAGGAAAGGGTGCAGGAAAAGATGAAGCTGGTATCGGAGTTACAGGAAAAACTCCAG AAACTAGAGGATTCACTTAAGGCTGTAAAGAAGCTTAGGTCACAGAGACAGCTGCAAATGTCTAAG TTGTACAAAAGTTATCTCCATGTAAGAGACAGTGGTGAAAGACTTAAAGCTTCTGAACAGGAGCTGCAG TCACTGGTCCACTCAACAATGCTGGAAATGGACTGTGACGATGGTCTGGGTATGAAGGATGTATCCTGA